In Gammaproteobacteria bacterium, the DNA window CGGATTCGCTCCGCCTTCGGAAAGTACACATCAACGAGTTGCTGCATTTGCTGGGCAAAATCGCGTTTGGTGCGCTGTTTCGTGACATTAACATGACGCCACCCGCGCAAGGGTTGTACGAATAGAAATAAATTGGCGGTGCCTTCGCGTTTGTATTCACAGTCATAGCGCGCCGGTTGACCCGGGCGGGCGGGTTGAGGACAGCGGGTTTCGCTGGTCAATTGCACCGGACTTTCATCGAAGCACACTTGGGGGTATTGAGGATCATCGGGTTCGGCGTACAGGTCCAACACATCCTCCATATGCCAAACATAATCGGGACTGACACTGGGAATACACCATTCTTGACGTTGCCAGGGTTTGAGGTCGTTTTTTTAAGGATGCGCCGCACACTCTCACGGGAAATGGCTTCGATGGGCCGGAGTTCCATGAAGCGGTCCGCTAACAATTGGAGAGTCCACTGACAACGGCCAGCGGGCGGGGTACTACAGGCCAAGGCGACCAGAAAGGCGGCCTGTTTGCCGGTCAAGGCCGGGGGCAAACCGACTCGTGGCCGCTCGCTTAACGCCGCCAGCAACCCTTCGTCGACAAACCGTTGACGGGTACGATGAACGGTCGAAATCCCCAAGTGAAGGCTTTGGGCAATGGCCTCATCCGTCGCCCCTTCCGCAGCCTGCAGCAACACATGGGCACGGGCAACCTTGCGCGCCGCTGCCTTGCCTTTATGAATGACCTTCAGCAGGTCTTCCCGCTCCTCTTCAGTTAGATCAACCAGATACTTGTGGGCCATGGTGATTCCTCCTGTTGATCTCAACCATAGGGCACCCACCGCTACCTGTCAAAACTTCTGTGTCAGCCCACTAGGGCCATCGCGCTATTTAAGGGCCGCACGACATTGTGCGCTGCCGGAGGCTATTGCGCGCCGGACCATGGTGACGCAGGGCATTCAAAGAATCAGCGCCAGGTTTTCCCCAGAGTGGTCGCGTCGCGTCCGACGCGCATCTTCGCCAAATTGGACATTCAGATGATTTTCAATGCCCAATGCCCGCGGACAGTCACCATGAACCATTTCGATCATTGAATGAACGATCCAACAGCAAGCTGTGGGCTATTAGCCCGGCGTATGCAACATGGGGCCAGTTTTCTGTTTTAATGTTACCCGGATTTGAAGCCACTATAGCCTTCTTGTGGAGCGAACTACCGCCGTGACGACCGAAACGACCTCTGCTTTGGCTGAAGCTGGCTATCGACATCTACTAGACCTCTTACGCGGCATGGAGTCGATCGCCGTGGCCTGCTCTGGAGGACTGGACAGCAGTCTGCTGTTGGCGGCGGCGCACCAGGCGTTAGGTGAACGAGTGCTGGCGTTGACTGTGCAGACGCCTTACATGACTTCCCACGAAATCAGCGAGGCCCGGACCTTGGCCGCCAAGTTGGGAGTGCGTCATCAAGTGCTGGAATGGCCGATTCCGGAAGAAATTTCCCATAATCCCCCGGATCGCTGTTACCGTTGCAAGCGGACGCTGTTTGCCGAGTTGCAAACCATCGCTGCTGCTGAAGACTATGTCTGGTTAGCCGATGGAACGAATCGCGACGATCTCGACGACTACCGTCCAGGTATGCGCGCTCTGCGGGAATTAGGCATTCGCAGCCCCTTGTTGGAAGCCGGGTTGGGCAAGGCTGAGATCCGCCGGTATGCCCAGGCCCTGAATCTGGCGGTTTGGAACAAGCCCGCAGGAGCCTGCCTGCTAACCCGTCTGCCGCATGGGGCCGAGGCGCGTCCCGAATTGCTGCGCCGGGTGGAAGCCGCGGAACAGGCGCTGCTTGACCTTGGGTTCAGTGCAGTGCGGGTGCGGTGCCATGACGATCTGGCGCGTATTGAAGTGCATCGTGCCGAACATGCCCGGTTGCTTGAGGAGACGATCAGCGCCCAGGTGGTTGCAGCGTTGACCGCTTGCGGTTTCCAGCATATCACCCTGGATTTGCAGGGCTACCGGATGGGCAGTTTCAATATCACGCCAACGGCGGAGTGAAGCGCCATGAACGAAGCCACGTTACGAACCCTTCTGGAACAGGTGCGTTCCGGCGACCTGGCGGTTGAACAGGCGGTGGAACGATTGCGCGATCTACCCTTCCGCGATCTGGGCGAGGCGGTGCTGGACAACCATCGGGAATTACGACGCGGCCAGCCCGAAGTCATCTATTGCGCGGGCAAGACCATTGCTCAGGTTCAGGCGATCATCGCCGCCTTGCTGGAAGGCGAAAGTGACATTCTGGCCACGCGCGTCCCACTGGCAATGGCGCAAGCCATCATGGCGGATTATCCCCAGACTCGTCACAATCCCCTGGCCCGCACCCTGGTCATCCAGCGGCGTGAACGGACCTTGACCGAGACGACCATCGCCATTGTCACCGCCGGCACCTCCGATCAGGCGGCTGCTGAGGAGGCTGCGGAAACAGCGCTGTTGTTCGGCAATCGCGTGGCGCGGATCAATGACGTGGGCGTGGCCGGTTTGCATCGGTTGCTGGCCCGGATGGAAATCATTCGTAGCGCGCGAGTGATCATCGTCGTGGCCGGGATGGAAGGCGCATTGGCCAGCGTCGTTGCCGGCTTGACCGCACGCCCGGTCATCGCTGTCCCGACCAGCGTGGGCTATGGCGCGAATTTCAGCGGATTATCGGCGCTGTTGGGCATGTTGACCTCCTGTGCCGGCGGTGTCGGCGTGGTCAACATCGACAACGGCTTTGGCGCGGCTTGTCTGGCCAGCATGATCAATCAGTTATGAACAATGGTGGTGACCTGCGGTATACCCATCTACGCCTCTTGTATTTTAAATATGGCTCAATATGGATTCCAGGCTGTTGAAGATGGCTCGCCCTGCCAAGGGACAGGAGCTACACTGAAGAGGTTTTGAACCGCCGCGCTCCAGGTTTCCCGTCGATGATCAACCTTCAGAATCTACTGGACGATGTCCGGTGTTACGAAACGGTCCGCCAACTGCGCTGGCCCGATGGGGTTCACTGCCCCCATTGTGGGGCGGCGAACGTGACGAAGCAGGGTCACGACACGACCCAACCGGCGCGACAGAAATATCGGTGTGCCGGGTGCCATCGCTCTTTTGACGATCTAACCGGGACGGTGTTGGCCGGCCACCACCCGCCGTTACGAATTTGGATATTATGTTTATATTTTATGGGTTTGAACTTGTCTAATGCCCAGATTGCCCAAGAGTTGGCGTTGAATCCGGAGACGTGCAGCGGATGACCGAGCAACTGCGCCAAGGTATCGTCGCCCGCCAACCCGAACCCACCTTGGCGGGGGAAGTGGAATGCGACGAGGTCTATATGGTGGCCGGGCATAAAGGGCATCCGGACGCGGTGAAAAAAAAGGCCGCCGCGGGCGGCGTCGCCGGCTGAAGGGGGCACGGGGTCGAGGCACCCTGGAGCAGGAAAAGCCGCCGATTCTCGGCATGATTGAGCGCGGCGGCGCGGTGGTCGTCCGGATGCTGGATAATGTCCAGCAAGCGACCATCCAACCGCTCCTTCAGACTTTCATCGCCCCGGGAACCCGGGTGTATACCGATGAATATGCAATCTATAACCCATTGAAGGATTGGGGCTTTGATCATCATACGGTGTGTCACAGCCGGGGTGAATACGCCCGCGACGACGATGGCGATGGCTTCCATGAGATTCATGTTAATACCGCTGAGGGTTTCTGGTCCCTGTTGCGTTCCTGGTTGCGACCCCATCGAGGAATTTCGCAAGAAAAGCTGCCGCTCTACCTGGGCTTCTTTCAGTTCGTGCATAACGTCCGCATTCGGGGCAAAGGCTTGCTCAGACCTCTCTTGGAACTGCTGGTCGCCTAACAACGCCAACTGACTGGAATCCATATTGAGCCTTAAATATATTATTTTTCAAATTTTTTCTTCTTGAGGATTTGTTCTCTCCATTTTTTGCCTATTCGACTATGAAACTCCTCCCTCTCAGAGACTAATGGAATGGTCCGCCCCGCTCCTCCAACGAGCCCAAAGCGGGCAAGATAGTGAATGCTGACTCACATCATATTAACCGAGATAACGGAGCGGACCCATGAAAGAGTATACCAATGAGCGCGTCATTAAGGTTGTCGGCATTGATCTGGCCAAGCGGAGTTTTCACGTTTACGGCGTGGACGAGAACGGTCAACGGGTGATCCGCAGGACCTTCAACCGGGTACGTCTGAGTGAATTCATGGCGAATCTGCCCGCCTGTACGGTGGCCATGGAAGCCTGTGGCAGTGCGCACTATTGGGCGCGGCAGTTCCGGGAGGACGGCCATGAGGTACGGTTGATCGCGCCCCAGTTCGTGAAGCCCTTTGTGAAATCCAATAAAAACGACGCCGTCGATGCCGAGGCGATTTGCGAAGCGGCCCAGCGGCCCAGGATGCGGTTGGTGGCGATCAAGAGCGTGGAACAGCAAGATATCCAGGCGATTCACCGGATGCGCAGTTTGGGGGTGGAACGCCGCACCGCCCAGGTCAATCAGATTCGCGGTTTTTTGTTGGAATACGGCATTGAAATCCCGCAGGGGCGTGTGGCGGTGAACCAGCGCCTGCCGGAGATTCTTGAGGATCCAGAGAACGGCCTCAGCGAGCGCTTCCGGGCTGAGCTACGCGAGTTGGCTGACGAACTCCGTCACTTGGATGAACGGGTTGCTCATTATGACGCCCAGATTGAGACCCTGGCGGAAAGCCATCCGCAGGCGCAAGCGTTGATGACGATCCCCGGTCTGGGCGCCAAGGGCGCGACCGCGTTGGTAGCGGCCGTCGGCGAGGATCCCCGACTCTTTAAGAACGGGCGGGGTTTGGCGGCTTGGCTGGGCCTGGTGCCGCGCCAGCACTCCACCGGTGGACGGGACCGCTTACTGGGTATCAGTAAACGGGGGGATGTCTACCTGCGGCAGTTGCTGATTCATGGCGCCCGCGCCGTGTTGCGCTGGGTCGAGCGCAAGGACGATCCGACGAGCCGCTGGGCCCGGGGACTGAAAGGCCGTCGCCATGCCAACGTGGCGGCCGTCGCGTTGGCCAACAAGATCGCCCGGATCGCCTATGCGGTGATGACGACCGGCCAGCCCTATGATGCGGCCAAAGGCGCTCTGGCTCCGGTTTGAGTCTTTCTACGCTTCATCCGCGACCCGGTCGCTACGACCACCCCAGTACCTCCCACCATAAGTTGCGAAGAGTGAATCTCACGGTGATGGCATGAAAGACCAGTTCTGCATTTCCGAAAACCTGATTCGTACAAAAGCCGGCTCTGCCGAGACTGCGAGACTGATAAGGACGGAGATGCGCGCGAATTCCATCAGGGCACGAGGGCAGGCGAGCGCCTCAACACGATGCCGGATATATGGCCGCAACTTTTCCTTCAGCCAAACGGCGATTTCCTCTTGCATCGCGGGGCGGACCATATATGTACTAAAAATAACATATTTATTTTATTATTGTTTTTTTGATATAGGCTTGCCAACGATTATCCCTACATTATCAACGAACTGAGCGTTAATCAAATTGTCTAATAACTATAGAAGACCTCTTTAGAGACTCTAAATTTATAGAGGAGGTGCGGCAATGAACGCGGAATGGATGTTTGATGCACGTAAAATACCGGATGAAGTGATGAATTACATCCGGCGTATTGCGGTTCGCGCGGTCGAAGAGAAGCATTATGGTCCGGAGCTTGTTGCTGATTTTTTGGGTATCGACCGAACGAGTATTTATGATTGGCTTCGCAACTATCGTTATGAAGGAGAAGAAGCCCTGGATACCCGGAAAGCGCTCGGCGCCACGTGTGTGATGACTCCGGATATTGATCGATGGTTAAAAGAAACGATACTCAATACGACGCCGGCGGATCATGGCTATGATACGGTTTTATGGACTTTAGAGATCATGGTTAATTTATTGAAAGAGTACTTTGGTTTATGGGTATCGGATGCCACGGTTCGTCTGCATTTACATCAATTAGGACTGAGTTGTCAAAAACCTTGTTATCATGCCTTAAACCAGGATCAGGAGGAAGTTAAAAAGTTTATTAATGAAGAATTTAAAGAGATTCAGAAGCGGGCTCAAGAACTTGGAGCGGATATTGCGTTTCAGGATGAGTCATGGGTTCAAGGCCATACGCGTTCTGGACGGACGTGGGGCTTAGTCGGTCATCCGCCTGAAATTAAAGTGAGTGATGACCGGGGTGGGTTTCACATTTTATCGATGGTTACGGCGACGGGCGAGTTAATATTTGAAGTGACCACTCAAAAATGAGTGAGTGGGGTTTTCATTGCCTTTTTAGAGAAGGCATTAGAGGGTCGAGAGCGCCCATTAATTGTCATCACGGACAATGCGTCTTATCATACCTCGAAAGAAGTCAAAGCCTTTCTTGAGACGCATCGAAAACAAATCCGCTTGTTCTTTCTTCCCCCCCACTCGCCAGAGTTAAATCCGGATGAACAGGTTTGGAATGAGATCAAAAATGATCATCTGGAAAAGGAGCCAATTAAAAACCGGGCTGATTTCAGAGCGCGCGTTTATTCTGCTTTGGAAAAGCTAAAAGAATTTCAGGAAAGGGTCAAATCATTTTTTAGGCTCCCTGATACTCAATACGCTAATCCTGAAAAAGCTCCAGCATGATTTTTGTGGGGATAACTATTAGCAAGACAATAGAATTACCCAAAAAAGCCCAAATTATTTTAGTTTCGAAATTTTTGTTCGAGGTGCGCGATGTCTTGGCCGAAGGAAAAACCGTTTAATCGCTATCCCAGTGATCTCACCGATGCGGAATGGGAGAGGGTTCAACCCCTTTTGGAAGAACGCGAGCCAAATACGCGAGGACATCCCCGAGAAGTGGATCTCCGCGAGATTTTAAATGCAATTTTTTACATCAATAAAACGGGTTGTCAGTGGCGATATCTTCCCAAAGATTTTCCGGCGTATACCACCGTCAGCACTTATTATCATCAATGGATCAATAACGGTGTTTTCGAGAAAATTATAGTCAAACAGTTTTTAGATAGTTTGAAAAACCGCTGTTAGTGCATCAAAAAGAGTTTGACAATTTGGAAGAATTTTTTTCAACTTCCCCTTAAGAATAGCCCAGTAGTTTTCAATAGGATTTAAATCAGGTGAATAAGGAGGTAAGAATAACAACTGATGTCCATTTTCTTCAATAATGCTTCTTGTTTCTTCCGATTTATGAAAGCTTGCATTATCCATAACAATAATACAATTTTTTGGGAGTACGGGGATTAAGCACTTCTCAAGCCAAGTATTAAATATCTCCGTATCCGTATAAGATGCATAGGCCAGCGGAGCAATAATTTCATTATTGATGAGACCACCAATCAAATTAAGTTTTTCAGTGGGTTTGCTTTTCCTCTCACCGATAATGATTTCGCCCCTTGGGCTCCAACCCCATTCATTTCTGATATTGTCATGAAATCCAGATTCATCAACATAAACAACATCACGAGACCCATCTTCACGCGACGCATTTTGCTCTAATTGTTGAGTAAACTCCATTCTTTGCTGTTCATCTCTTCCGTCGTACAGAAATGTTTTTTTTATAAGTAATCTTTAGCGCCTTTAATCTTGATTGAACAGATGAAGGTTTAACAGAAAAATGTTCCGCGATTTTCTTTATAGTCACAGAAGGATTGTTTCTAATGTAATCAATTAAATCAGAGTCACGAAACTTTCTTGCACGAAATTTCGTTCTTTTCTTTGGTTTAACATCACCTGTTTGCAAATACTGACGAATCCAACGATTCAGGGTGTCCATCCCGATTTTGAATAAGGTAATTATGTCAATTTTCGACGTACCATTCAAATAATTCTGTATCACTCTTGTTCTTAAATCTTCACTATATGGCTTGGACATTGAGATACTCCTTAGTTTGTCTAGTTTCTCTATTATATAATAACTAACAAAAAACT includes these proteins:
- the larE gene encoding ATP-dependent sacrificial sulfur transferase LarE, producing MESIAVACSGGLDSSLLLAAAHQALGERVLALTVQTPYMTSHEISEARTLAAKLGVRHQVLEWPIPEEISHNPPDRCYRCKRTLFAELQTIAAAEDYVWLADGTNRDDLDDYRPGMRALRELGIRSPLLEAGLGKAEIRRYAQALNLAVWNKPAGACLLTRLPHGAEARPELLRRVEAAEQALLDLGFSAVRVRCHDDLARIEVHRAEHARLLEETISAQVVAALTACGFQHITLDLQGYRMGSFNITPTAE
- the larB gene encoding nickel pincer cofactor biosynthesis protein LarB; translated protein: MNEATLRTLLEQVRSGDLAVEQAVERLRDLPFRDLGEAVLDNHRELRRGQPEVIYCAGKTIAQVQAIIAALLEGESDILATRVPLAMAQAIMADYPQTRHNPLARTLVIQRRERTLTETTIAIVTAGTSDQAAAEEAAETALLFGNRVARINDVGVAGLHRLLARMEIIRSARVIIVVAGMEGALASVVAGLTARPVIAVPTSVGYGANFSGLSALLGMLTSCAGGVGVVNIDNGFGAACLASMINQL
- a CDS encoding IS110 family transposase, encoding MKEYTNERVIKVVGIDLAKRSFHVYGVDENGQRVIRRTFNRVRLSEFMANLPACTVAMEACGSAHYWARQFREDGHEVRLIAPQFVKPFVKSNKNDAVDAEAICEAAQRPRMRLVAIKSVEQQDIQAIHRMRSLGVERRTAQVNQIRGFLLEYGIEIPQGRVAVNQRLPEILEDPENGLSERFRAELRELADELRHLDERVAHYDAQIETLAESHPQAQALMTIPGLGAKGATALVAAVGEDPRLFKNGRGLAAWLGLVPRQHSTGGRDRLLGISKRGDVYLRQLLIHGARAVLRWVERKDDPTSRWARGLKGRRHANVAAVALANKIARIAYAVMTTGQPYDAAKGALAPV
- a CDS encoding IS630 family transposase, which translates into the protein MNAEWMFDARKIPDEVMNYIRRIAVRAVEEKHYGPELVADFLGIDRTSIYDWLRNYRYEGEEALDTRKALGATCVMTPDIDRWLKETILNTTPADHGYDTVLWTLEIMVNLLKEYFGLWVSDATVRLHLHQLGLSCQKPCYHALNQDQEEVKKFINEEFKEIQKRAQELGADIAFQDESWVQGHTRSGRTWGLVGHPPEIKVSDDRGGFHILSMVTATGELIFEVTTQK
- a CDS encoding transposase is translated as MSGVFIAFLEKALEGRERPLIVITDNASYHTSKEVKAFLETHRKQIRLFFLPPHSPELNPDEQVWNEIKNDHLEKEPIKNRADFRARVYSALEKLKEFQERVKSFFRLPDTQYANPEKAPA
- a CDS encoding transposase, with protein sequence MSWPKEKPFNRYPSDLTDAEWERVQPLLEEREPNTRGHPREVDLREILNAIFYINKTGCQWRYLPKDFPAYTTVSTYYHQWINNGVFEKIIVKQFLDSLKNRC
- a CDS encoding IS630 family transposase, with product MEFTQQLEQNASREDGSRDVVYVDESGFHDNIRNEWGWSPRGEIIIGERKSKPTEKLNLIGGLINNEIIAPLAYASYTDTEIFNTWLEKCLIPVLPKNCIIVMDNASFHKSEETRSIIEENGHQLLFLPPYSPDLNPIENYWAILKGKLKKILPNCQTLFDALTAVFQTI